The proteins below come from a single uncultured Dethiosulfovibrio sp. genomic window:
- a CDS encoding methyl-accepting chemotaxis protein, producing MTIRHRFGLLMVILVLTLVGMGGTTFLRGDRILRNQVDETGMETVRGASETVKEHFDMLAGIIDNNAMAIAQAWREGKRSFTDMQDVMVESLGRNSKRGFQDLYFGFESNGDFATSHRLVAPEGFDARKRSWYVLAQKLGKGKIGVTEPYIDVTTKQPVISLSTLVYDDQGNLIGTVGADVGIEHLVEFTKKLTILGQGKGILLSGEGMVIAGPVEEDVMKAKLTDKSEPDVAELGRRMTSGQTGALEVDLNGRHTAFYTSTPWGISLAILYPHSAIVSLVRSLTVPLLIISLVALITTLITVVLTYKGIVSPLRKVSTMAASIKDRDLTVDPRSIGYRAKDELGHMILALADMVDGFRSTIEHVAGESTHISNSSSGLAALSEQTSASMDEVKQAVQEMVVLAETNAASLEETNAGVEEVSSSAHMAADSATQGTEATATATETAEGAVKLVSVVIDGVESVGKKSEQTVKKMNSLAESVQKITGFIDTINSIADQTNLLALNAAIEAARAGEAGRGFAVVAEEVRKLAEESSHAAGKIDELIGDLQKQAKESISITKENEAVMKETVGKASEARVGLERTLESIKTVNGAMQNIAATSQEQAASSNEMSNAVDLASKSTVEMAEKVSSIRGSSQETAQASENVAKEAEKLAKLAQSIETELKKFHTKGSGLAVKN from the coding sequence ATGACTATACGCCACAGGTTTGGCCTACTGATGGTCATACTGGTGCTGACCCTTGTCGGCATGGGAGGAACGACCTTCCTTAGAGGAGACAGGATCCTCAGAAACCAGGTGGACGAGACGGGGATGGAGACCGTCAGAGGGGCGTCGGAGACCGTCAAGGAGCACTTCGACATGCTAGCAGGGATCATCGACAACAACGCCATGGCCATCGCCCAGGCGTGGCGAGAGGGCAAGAGGAGCTTCACCGACATGCAGGACGTCATGGTCGAATCTCTGGGCCGAAACTCAAAACGGGGCTTCCAGGACCTCTACTTCGGCTTCGAGAGCAACGGAGACTTCGCCACAAGCCACAGGCTGGTCGCACCTGAGGGCTTTGACGCAAGAAAGAGAAGCTGGTACGTCCTGGCCCAAAAGCTGGGCAAGGGCAAAATAGGGGTTACCGAGCCCTATATCGACGTGACCACCAAACAGCCGGTAATCTCACTCAGCACGTTGGTATACGACGACCAGGGTAACCTGATCGGCACCGTCGGTGCGGACGTGGGGATAGAGCATCTGGTGGAGTTCACCAAAAAGCTCACCATCCTGGGACAGGGCAAGGGGATCCTCCTAAGCGGCGAGGGAATGGTCATAGCGGGGCCGGTGGAAGAGGACGTCATGAAGGCAAAGCTCACCGACAAGTCAGAGCCAGACGTGGCGGAACTGGGACGGCGGATGACCTCCGGCCAGACCGGCGCCTTAGAGGTGGACCTGAACGGACGGCACACCGCCTTCTACACCTCGACTCCATGGGGGATATCGCTGGCCATACTGTACCCTCACAGCGCCATAGTCTCACTGGTGAGGTCTTTGACCGTACCTCTTCTTATAATATCCCTCGTCGCCCTGATAACCACCTTGATCACCGTGGTCCTGACCTATAAGGGCATAGTGTCTCCCCTGAGAAAGGTCTCCACCATGGCGGCGTCCATAAAGGATCGAGACCTGACGGTGGACCCACGGTCCATAGGCTACAGGGCAAAAGACGAACTGGGGCACATGATACTGGCCCTCGCCGATATGGTTGACGGCTTCCGGTCCACCATAGAACACGTGGCGGGAGAGTCCACCCACATAAGCAACAGCTCATCGGGACTTGCGGCCCTGAGTGAGCAGACCAGTGCCTCCATGGACGAGGTGAAACAGGCGGTCCAGGAGATGGTGGTCCTGGCGGAGACCAACGCCGCCTCGTTGGAGGAGACCAACGCAGGAGTGGAGGAGGTTTCCTCCAGCGCCCACATGGCCGCCGATTCGGCCACCCAGGGAACCGAGGCCACCGCCACCGCCACCGAGACCGCCGAAGGAGCGGTTAAGCTGGTATCGGTGGTCATAGACGGGGTCGAGTCGGTTGGCAAGAAATCCGAGCAGACAGTCAAAAAGATGAACAGCCTGGCCGAGTCGGTTCAAAAGATAACCGGCTTCATCGACACCATAAACTCCATCGCCGATCAGACGAACCTGCTGGCCCTGAACGCAGCCATAGAGGCAGCGAGGGCAGGAGAGGCAGGCAGAGGCTTCGCGGTAGTGGCGGAGGAGGTCAGAAAGCTTGCGGAGGAATCGAGCCACGCCGCGGGGAAGATCGACGAGCTCATTGGAGACCTCCAGAAACAGGCCAAAGAATCTATATCCATAACCAAAGAAAACGAGGCCGTCATGAAGGAAACTGTAGGAAAGGCATCGGAGGCCAGAGTAGGCCTCGAACGGACATTGGAAAGCATAAAGACCGTCAACGGAGCGATGCAGAACATCGCCGCGACCTCCCAGGAACAGGCTGCGTCGTCCAACGAGATGTCCAACGCCGTGGATCTGGCGTCCAAGTCCACCGTGGAGATGGCGGAGAAGGTGAGCTCCATAAGGGGATCCTCTCAGGAGACAGCCCAGGCCTCCGAGAACGTGGCAAAAGAGGCGGAGAAACTGGCGAAGCTGGCCCAGTCCATAGAGACGGAGCTCAAAAAGTTCCACACAAAAGGATCGGGACTGGCGGTAAAGAACTAA
- a CDS encoding energy-coupling factor ABC transporter ATP-binding protein → MSFLEIQDICFSYRPGQTILENLSLSVQENQRLALRGHNGSGKTTLFRVIMGLLVPQSGTISLMGKVLQDEQGWAELRSRIGMVFQDPDDQLFCPTLLDDVAFGPLNSGLDKNSAKELSMEVLRSLGIEDLANCPPYTLSGGQKKLGSLATVLSMKPSFLLLDEPSAGLDQNATDRLVLALKDFPGGYLISSHDRNFIEKVTDGSLQMNLRQLIPG, encoded by the coding sequence TTGAGCTTTCTGGAGATACAAGACATCTGTTTTTCCTACAGGCCTGGGCAGACCATACTGGAGAACCTGTCCCTCTCGGTCCAGGAAAATCAACGGCTGGCCCTCAGGGGACACAACGGATCTGGCAAAACCACCCTCTTCAGGGTTATCATGGGCCTTTTAGTTCCCCAAAGCGGAACCATCTCCCTTATGGGAAAGGTCCTTCAGGACGAACAGGGATGGGCAGAGCTGCGGAGCCGTATAGGGATGGTCTTTCAGGATCCTGACGACCAACTTTTCTGCCCGACCCTCCTGGACGACGTGGCCTTCGGCCCTCTAAATTCGGGGTTGGATAAAAATAGCGCAAAGGAGCTTTCCATGGAGGTGCTTCGCTCCCTGGGGATAGAGGACCTGGCCAACTGCCCTCCCTATACCCTATCAGGAGGGCAGAAAAAACTGGGATCTTTGGCCACGGTGCTCTCCATGAAACCCTCCTTTCTGCTTCTCGACGAGCCCTCCGCCGGGCTGGACCAGAATGCTACCGACAGGCTCGTTCTGGCCCTCAAGGATTTTCCGGGAGGATACCTGATTTCCTCCCACGACAGGAACTTCATAGAAAAAGTGACCGATGGAAGCCTGCAAATGAACCTCAGACAGCTGATACCTGGGTAG
- the cbiQ gene encoding cobalt ECF transporter T component CbiQ: MADSLLGRIDPRWKILLAFSISAAASASSEIRTAVFMVAYGLILVALGKFKTIDIAKRLAAVNGLLLSLWLTLPFTTPGNSLTWGPLSPSVQGLELAAVITLKSTAMVMALMGLLGTSPLHLILQGLRDLGLPSKLVMLLHFCSRYVHVIADEKRRIHEAAILRGYRPGLSKMGLKTAASLVGSLLVKSYDRSMRVNDALTLRGFDGSFPTVHEARPMGLPDIARFGGLVAIFGGCLIL; the protein is encoded by the coding sequence GTGGCTGATTCGCTACTCGGCAGGATAGACCCAAGGTGGAAAATACTCCTGGCTTTCTCGATCTCCGCGGCGGCTTCCGCCTCCTCGGAGATCAGGACAGCCGTCTTTATGGTGGCCTACGGCCTGATACTGGTGGCACTCGGAAAGTTTAAGACCATCGACATAGCTAAAAGGCTTGCGGCGGTCAACGGACTGCTCCTATCCCTGTGGCTCACCTTACCCTTTACCACCCCAGGAAACAGCCTAACCTGGGGTCCTTTGTCGCCCTCCGTCCAGGGCCTGGAGCTGGCGGCGGTCATAACCTTAAAGAGCACCGCTATGGTGATGGCTCTCATGGGACTTCTGGGGACCAGCCCTCTCCACCTGATCCTCCAGGGGCTCAGAGACCTGGGGCTGCCCTCTAAGCTGGTGATGCTCCTCCACTTCTGTTCCCGGTATGTCCACGTCATAGCCGACGAAAAAAGGCGTATCCACGAGGCGGCGATACTAAGAGGATACAGACCGGGACTGTCAAAAATGGGACTAAAGACCGCCGCTTCCCTGGTGGGCTCCCTCTTGGTAAAGAGCTACGACCGATCCATGAGGGTGAACGACGCCCTCACCCTGAGGGGGTTTGACGGATCCTTCCCCACGGTACACGAGGCTCGGCCTATGGGGTTGCCCGATATAGCCCGCTTCGGCGGCCTGGTGGCCATATTCGGGGGGTGCTTGATCCTTTGA
- the cbiM gene encoding cobalt transporter CbiM produces the protein MHISEGVLSVPVLAAGAALTLGFTVKGLRSIKAEDVPATGIVSAGIFVASLIHISVGPSSVHLLLNGVSGAILGWAVFPACLVALFLQAVLFQFGGLTTLGVNVMDMAFPGLVFGAIFRAVFVSKGKWGLLSGAFLCSAGGVLLTAIMTAGALALTGENFAVAAKLIVWAHLPVALIEGVIGAMAIGFLARTRPNMIGRKSGELL, from the coding sequence TTGCATATTTCCGAGGGGGTTCTGTCCGTTCCGGTTCTGGCGGCAGGGGCGGCCCTTACCCTGGGCTTCACCGTCAAAGGACTGAGGTCCATCAAGGCAGAGGACGTTCCGGCCACGGGCATCGTGTCGGCAGGGATATTCGTGGCTTCCCTGATCCACATATCGGTGGGGCCGTCCAGCGTCCATCTGCTGCTGAACGGCGTATCGGGGGCCATATTAGGCTGGGCGGTGTTTCCAGCCTGTCTGGTCGCCCTGTTTTTACAGGCGGTGCTGTTTCAGTTCGGCGGCCTGACCACCCTGGGGGTCAACGTGATGGATATGGCCTTCCCGGGGCTGGTCTTCGGGGCGATCTTCAGGGCGGTCTTCGTTTCAAAAGGCAAGTGGGGACTGCTGTCAGGGGCCTTTCTTTGCAGTGCCGGAGGGGTCTTGCTCACCGCGATCATGACCGCCGGAGCCCTTGCCCTGACGGGAGAGAACTTTGCGGTCGCCGCAAAGCTCATAGTCTGGGCACACCTTCCGGTGGCCCTAATAGAGGGAGTGATAGGAGCTATGGCCATAGGATTTCTGGCCCGGACAAGGCCGAACATGATAGGAAGAAAGAGCGGTGAACTGCTGTGA
- a CDS encoding diguanylate cyclase, with protein sequence MAPFPNSLKKSFAMVMVVLILVTALPIFLFAHRELTNAKDSASEVMENAVTLQAAHMARWIGTTIEEIRAVSGLSSVRSRDLQAMAVDFKSIATDRTDIMDMVYVDKSGKPAVRSAGGVVESTNISVADRDYFLAAMEGKEWVSSVLISRVRGEPIIIFSVPLLGGERTEFDGLVFGSVRIAHLSNLLSKQRFGSGGTFQLFDGMGCPLGDDFTSYDPHNHPHFDVAKAREEGELIVEDENSDTLTYVMPIPGSDLFVGGSLSLGEIRAGTARLVKATTTALALLSLIGLTLFLSLTRRISRSLDTLADSLSSVAEGDYSPMERSRLSPLPKELRDIAKAIEYLKEEVRTSIEEIREQGIRDSLTGLHNRRFFEETIRELGKGHMDPVTVVMCDVNGLKLINDGMGHKWGDRLIERAKEVLLEIAGEQDTVARIGGDEFAVVMPQNDGSGVDLHFRDAMASANSEGSDIPLHMAWGTASGNAANRSIDEIVKDADERMYALKEIQREDARGGILKFFLNTIKSRENRRTNHMDRCRSIMDRFLKTVPEIDGPFMKRMIRLAAIHDIGLIGVDSEILAKKGPLSDEEMREVKSHPEIGYRIAFAVPNLSDLADPILHHHQRWDGQGYPLRKSPVSGEDIPLESRIMSLVDSYEAMTHREYLSVLSHSEAIEEIRTCAGSQFDPIWAERFASFLETWQPE encoded by the coding sequence TTGGCCCCATTTCCTAACAGCTTAAAAAAATCCTTCGCCATGGTCATGGTGGTCCTGATTCTGGTGACCGCCCTTCCTATATTCCTCTTCGCCCATCGTGAGCTGACCAACGCAAAAGATTCGGCATCGGAGGTCATGGAAAACGCCGTCACCCTACAGGCTGCCCACATGGCCAGATGGATAGGTACAACAATTGAGGAGATCCGGGCCGTCTCGGGGCTCTCCTCTGTGAGATCGAGAGACCTCCAGGCGATGGCGGTTGACTTCAAATCCATAGCGACCGACAGGACCGATATTATGGACATGGTCTACGTGGACAAAAGCGGAAAGCCGGCGGTGAGAAGCGCCGGTGGGGTGGTGGAGTCAACAAACATCTCCGTCGCCGATCGGGACTACTTTCTCGCCGCCATGGAGGGCAAAGAGTGGGTGTCGTCGGTGTTGATCAGCAGGGTCAGGGGCGAGCCTATAATAATCTTCTCCGTCCCCCTTTTGGGAGGAGAGAGAACCGAGTTTGACGGCCTGGTGTTCGGATCGGTCAGAATCGCCCACCTGTCGAACCTGCTCTCAAAACAGAGGTTCGGCAGCGGAGGAACCTTCCAGCTTTTCGACGGAATGGGGTGTCCGCTAGGGGACGACTTTACCTCATACGATCCTCACAATCACCCTCACTTCGACGTCGCCAAAGCCAGGGAGGAAGGGGAGCTTATCGTAGAGGACGAGAATTCCGATACCCTGACCTACGTCATGCCCATCCCGGGAAGTGATCTCTTCGTGGGAGGATCGCTTTCTCTAGGTGAAATCCGCGCAGGGACAGCAAGGCTCGTAAAGGCTACCACTACCGCCTTGGCGTTGCTATCGCTTATAGGGCTGACGCTTTTCCTGTCCCTTACGAGAAGGATAAGTCGATCCCTGGACACCCTCGCTGACAGCCTCTCATCGGTGGCGGAGGGGGATTATTCTCCTATGGAGAGATCCAGGCTTTCCCCTCTTCCCAAAGAGCTTAGAGATATAGCAAAGGCCATAGAGTACCTCAAGGAAGAAGTTCGTACCTCTATAGAGGAGATAAGGGAACAGGGCATCCGAGATTCCCTTACCGGCCTGCACAACCGGCGGTTCTTCGAGGAGACCATAAGGGAGCTGGGCAAGGGGCACATGGACCCGGTCACGGTGGTCATGTGCGACGTCAACGGCCTTAAGCTCATAAACGACGGCATGGGGCACAAATGGGGAGACAGGCTTATAGAGAGGGCTAAAGAGGTCCTTCTGGAGATCGCAGGGGAGCAAGACACCGTCGCCCGTATCGGAGGGGACGAGTTCGCCGTCGTAATGCCCCAAAACGACGGATCGGGAGTCGACCTCCACTTCAGGGATGCCATGGCCTCGGCCAATTCGGAGGGCAGCGATATCCCTCTACATATGGCCTGGGGAACCGCCAGCGGCAACGCCGCCAACCGCTCCATAGACGAAATCGTCAAAGACGCCGACGAACGAATGTACGCCCTCAAGGAGATCCAGAGAGAGGACGCCAGAGGTGGTATTCTCAAGTTCTTCCTCAACACCATAAAGAGCAGGGAAAACAGGAGGACCAACCATATGGACCGGTGTCGATCCATAATGGACCGCTTCCTCAAAACCGTTCCCGAGATAGACGGCCCCTTCATGAAGAGGATGATCCGACTTGCGGCTATTCACGATATAGGCCTTATAGGGGTGGACAGCGAGATCCTCGCCAAAAAAGGACCTCTGAGCGACGAGGAGATGAGGGAGGTCAAAAGCCACCCGGAGATAGGCTACCGCATCGCCTTCGCCGTCCCCAATCTCTCGGACCTGGCGGACCCCATTCTCCACCACCACCAGAGATGGGACGGTCAGGGCTATCCCCTTAGAAAAAGCCCTGTTTCGGGAGAGGATATCCCTCTGGAGAGCCGTATAATGTCCTTAGTCGACAGCTACGAGGCCATGACCCACAGAGAGTACTTATCGGTGCTTAGCCACAGCGAGGCCATAGAGGAGATAAGGACCTGCGCCGGATCCCAGTTCGACCCGATCTGGGCGGAACGGTTCGCCTCCTTCTTAGAGACCTGGCAGCCGGAGTGA
- the pheA gene encoding prephenate dehydratase: MSDELKKLRLKIDEIDRSLAELIGHRAKVAVEIGRAKGTAPVYDPAREREVIRRFKEANGDLDQEALAGIHKEIISLCRSLQSRPVVACMGPEGSYSQQAMEKALGSSVDGLFVSGPREVFRAVETGKATMGIVPVENTVEGVVYATLDGFAQTSPKMAILQEVALPIRHVLAASCDIGEIEQVVSHPQALAQCRLWLEEHLPGTAKNPVGTTSHGACMAKEWGTAAVCSAKAAEINGLRILAQDIQDQPHNTTRFWVVGENRSKRTGGDKSSILFSVPHRPGSLLDALDPLRSCGVNLTAIQSRPMPGNPFEYLFFLDMEGDIESLSQAVEGMGKKCLRIRVLGSYPSDLPVPFGG; the protein is encoded by the coding sequence TTGAGCGACGAACTGAAAAAACTAAGGCTTAAAATCGACGAGATAGACCGCTCCCTAGCGGAGCTTATAGGCCATAGAGCTAAGGTGGCGGTGGAAATAGGCAGGGCCAAGGGGACTGCACCGGTGTACGACCCCGCCAGAGAAAGGGAGGTCATACGCAGGTTCAAAGAGGCCAACGGCGACCTGGATCAGGAGGCTCTGGCTGGGATACACAAAGAGATCATCTCCCTGTGCAGGTCCTTACAGAGCCGACCCGTCGTGGCCTGTATGGGACCGGAGGGATCCTACTCCCAGCAGGCTATGGAGAAAGCCCTGGGTTCGTCTGTGGATGGGCTCTTCGTTTCGGGCCCAAGAGAGGTCTTTCGGGCGGTGGAGACAGGCAAGGCAACTATGGGGATAGTTCCGGTGGAGAACACCGTCGAGGGGGTAGTCTACGCAACCCTGGACGGCTTCGCCCAGACCTCTCCGAAGATGGCGATACTCCAGGAGGTAGCCCTTCCCATAAGGCACGTCCTGGCGGCGAGCTGCGATATAGGGGAGATAGAGCAGGTGGTATCCCACCCTCAGGCCCTGGCCCAGTGCAGATTGTGGCTGGAGGAGCATCTCCCCGGCACCGCTAAAAACCCGGTGGGCACCACTAGCCACGGAGCTTGCATGGCGAAAGAGTGGGGTACAGCGGCGGTGTGCAGTGCGAAGGCAGCGGAGATAAACGGCCTGAGGATTCTCGCACAGGACATCCAGGACCAGCCACACAACACCACCAGGTTCTGGGTCGTCGGGGAAAACAGGTCCAAGAGGACCGGAGGGGACAAATCCTCTATCCTGTTCTCCGTTCCCCACAGGCCCGGGTCCCTGTTGGACGCCTTGGACCCTCTCAGAAGCTGTGGCGTAAACCTGACGGCCATCCAGTCTCGTCCCATGCCCGGAAATCCCTTCGAGTACCTTTTCTTCCTGGATATGGAGGGGGACATCGAATCCCTGTCCCAGGCTGTTGAGGGAATGGGGAAAAAGTGCCTGAGGATCAGGGTTTTAGGCTCATATCCCTCGGACCTACCTGTCCCTTTCGGAGGTTAG
- a CDS encoding cation:proton antiporter: MNFAFMDDPLLGMGIVLFSGYFLGLLAKKGGLPQITGYLAAGLILNPTMFGLTPESSIEHTGTMVNVLLCLITFQIGGSLELGKIRSLGKSIVAMTVFEAEGAFLAVILGMIPFAMVVGSHFGIDGTSSILAFSILMGGLVSPTDPAATIAVAHQYKAEGPVTSTILGVSAFDDGFGIINFGIALSLARGLVGEGGSSATSMIFGPLWVISLSILLGCVFGAMLDELMTRAIGDKSYGALVVVLVGGLMACFGVAEVLKADELLATMVMGAWVVNRNDRAQVLFSFIERTLEEPVFLTFFCISGMTLNMPSLLASAIFIPVVIFLRILGKGLGVWWGGAITGVSATTCSYVVGGLVPLGGIVIGLALTLKRVPEMAPFADTLINVIIGSTVIHEFVGPLTAKWALKKSGEIR, from the coding sequence ATGAACTTTGCTTTTATGGACGATCCCCTGCTCGGCATGGGGATCGTCCTGTTCAGCGGATATTTTTTAGGCTTACTGGCTAAAAAAGGCGGTCTTCCCCAGATAACCGGCTATCTGGCGGCGGGGCTGATACTCAACCCCACTATGTTCGGCCTGACACCGGAGAGCTCCATCGAACACACCGGGACCATGGTGAACGTACTGCTCTGCCTCATAACCTTTCAGATAGGGGGATCTCTTGAGCTGGGTAAAATCAGGTCCCTGGGAAAGAGCATCGTAGCGATGACGGTGTTTGAGGCAGAAGGGGCGTTTTTGGCGGTGATACTGGGGATGATCCCTTTTGCCATGGTGGTAGGATCCCATTTCGGCATAGATGGAACTTCGTCGATTTTGGCCTTCTCCATCCTCATGGGAGGACTGGTTTCCCCTACCGACCCCGCCGCGACCATAGCTGTCGCCCACCAGTATAAGGCGGAGGGGCCGGTTACCTCGACTATACTGGGGGTCTCCGCCTTCGACGACGGCTTCGGGATAATTAACTTCGGCATAGCCCTGTCCCTGGCTAGAGGACTGGTGGGAGAGGGTGGCTCTTCGGCGACATCGATGATATTCGGCCCCCTCTGGGTCATCTCCCTGTCTATTCTGTTAGGATGCGTCTTTGGGGCCATGCTGGACGAGCTCATGACGAGGGCCATAGGGGATAAGAGCTATGGGGCCCTGGTCGTGGTACTCGTAGGAGGCCTGATGGCCTGTTTCGGGGTGGCCGAGGTTTTAAAAGCCGATGAACTGCTGGCCACCATGGTCATGGGAGCGTGGGTGGTAAACAGAAACGATAGGGCTCAGGTGCTGTTTTCCTTCATAGAGAGGACCCTGGAGGAGCCGGTGTTCCTGACTTTTTTCTGCATAAGCGGCATGACATTGAACATGCCCTCCCTGCTGGCCTCCGCCATATTCATACCGGTGGTAATATTCCTCAGGATACTGGGAAAAGGACTAGGGGTGTGGTGGGGAGGGGCGATAACGGGAGTTTCTGCAACAACCTGTAGTTACGTTGTAGGGGGGCTGGTCCCTCTAGGTGGGATAGTTATAGGGCTGGCTTTGACGCTTAAAAGGGTACCGGAGATGGCCCCTTTCGCCGATACCCTTATTAACGTCATAATCGGTAGCACGGTGATCCACGAGTTCGTAGGGCCTTTGACGGCAAAATGGGCGCTTAAAAAATCCGGTGAGATAAGGTGA
- a CDS encoding methyl-accepting chemotaxis protein has product MRCKAGLQCKITALILASVLLVLAVVVGISTYMNREESMEQAHKLALTMSREYANQIRVELEMAMEATRGMANVISGMRESGRIDREEINDIMAQTLRGNPNFNGVWGCWEPNAFDGKDAEFVDAEGHDGTGRFIPYWHRDGGNILLMPLTDYGPGEDNEWYVGPLNGPKATITEPYFDDQINKVVISLIIPLEAEGKRIGVVGVDLDMAPIDGIIGEMKLYETGFGRLMSYTGTLASHPDKARVGEIAGELKGESGAATLRRIQSGESFIEVAWSQSLGQNTLKAFAPIQVIGTDTPWSLGVVLREEEVLASSVRVMTLSLIVSLAGALLIALLVWLIVRQVVRPIKRVVHLASMARDGDLTITREDFNVRSQDEIGVMADALSAMIANQRETVRAIASAAEKLGVTAEEFAALAEESNAGVEESRAGVNDISFQVESLASASEEINASVEEVASGAQSSSRKNVEMASEADRAKAAGENGAKAAEKVAKSIKAVAEGSEIAAGEVKGLSDRAREIQSFVQEIGTIADQTNLLALNAAIEAARAGEAGRGFAVVADEVRKLAESSNVSARKIADLAGEITDDLDRIALSSESNATRSRQSSDLADETIETIRAMMVEVSDITMAIHDLAAVSEEQSASSEEIASAVQDIASRVATAAGAVDIIRTQMTEVSTSAERVALGAEDLSVLSEGLMLQIGAFKVERDGNQSLEVKE; this is encoded by the coding sequence GTGAGATGCAAAGCAGGTCTGCAGTGCAAGATAACGGCGCTGATTTTAGCTTCGGTGCTGCTGGTGCTGGCCGTAGTAGTAGGGATCTCCACGTACATGAACCGCGAGGAGAGCATGGAGCAGGCCCACAAACTGGCTCTCACCATGTCCAGGGAATACGCCAACCAGATCAGGGTCGAGCTGGAGATGGCGATGGAGGCCACCAGAGGGATGGCCAACGTAATATCGGGGATGAGAGAATCGGGAAGGATCGACAGGGAAGAGATTAATGACATAATGGCCCAGACCCTCCGAGGAAACCCCAACTTCAACGGAGTATGGGGGTGTTGGGAACCAAACGCATTCGACGGCAAAGACGCTGAGTTCGTCGACGCAGAGGGACACGACGGGACGGGCCGTTTCATTCCCTACTGGCACAGGGATGGGGGAAATATACTCCTGATGCCCCTCACGGACTACGGGCCTGGAGAGGATAACGAGTGGTATGTCGGACCTCTGAACGGCCCCAAAGCCACCATCACGGAACCCTACTTCGACGATCAGATAAACAAGGTCGTGATCAGCCTTATTATTCCTCTAGAGGCGGAGGGGAAAAGGATTGGAGTGGTAGGGGTAGATTTGGACATGGCCCCTATCGACGGGATAATCGGCGAGATGAAACTCTACGAGACGGGCTTCGGAAGGCTCATGTCCTACACCGGAACCTTAGCCAGCCACCCCGACAAGGCAAGAGTTGGCGAAATAGCCGGAGAGCTTAAGGGAGAGAGCGGGGCAGCCACACTTAGAAGAATCCAATCGGGAGAGTCCTTCATAGAGGTCGCATGGTCCCAGTCGCTGGGACAAAACACCCTGAAGGCCTTCGCACCGATCCAGGTCATAGGGACCGATACGCCCTGGAGCCTTGGGGTGGTCCTCAGGGAGGAAGAGGTACTGGCCTCGTCGGTACGGGTCATGACACTGTCCCTCATTGTGTCTCTAGCGGGGGCTCTCTTAATAGCGCTCCTCGTGTGGCTCATAGTGAGACAGGTAGTCAGGCCGATAAAAAGGGTGGTCCATCTGGCCTCTATGGCCAGAGACGGAGACCTGACCATAACAAGGGAGGACTTTAACGTCCGATCCCAAGATGAGATAGGGGTAATGGCGGATGCCCTATCCGCCATGATAGCCAACCAAAGAGAGACGGTCAGGGCAATAGCCTCGGCGGCGGAAAAGCTCGGTGTAACCGCCGAGGAGTTCGCCGCCCTGGCGGAGGAGTCTAACGCCGGAGTGGAGGAATCTCGAGCGGGGGTCAACGACATATCCTTCCAGGTAGAGAGCCTCGCAAGTGCCAGCGAGGAGATAAACGCCAGCGTTGAGGAAGTCGCAAGCGGAGCCCAATCGTCCTCCAGGAAAAACGTCGAGATGGCCTCCGAGGCAGACAGGGCCAAGGCAGCAGGGGAAAACGGCGCCAAGGCGGCTGAAAAGGTGGCGAAGAGCATAAAGGCGGTGGCCGAGGGATCAGAGATCGCCGCAGGGGAGGTCAAGGGACTCAGCGACAGGGCCAGGGAGATACAGAGCTTCGTCCAGGAGATAGGGACCATCGCAGACCAGACCAACCTGCTCGCTCTGAACGCCGCCATAGAGGCCGCCAGGGCTGGAGAGGCTGGCCGAGGGTTCGCCGTAGTCGCCGACGAAGTGAGAAAGCTGGCGGAGAGCAGCAACGTATCGGCCCGTAAGATAGCCGACCTGGCGGGGGAGATAACCGACGACCTGGACAGAATTGCCCTGTCCTCGGAGAGCAACGCCACCCGATCCAGACAGTCCAGCGACCTTGCCGACGAGACCATCGAAACAATCAGGGCCATGATGGTGGAGGTCTCGGACATAACCATGGCGATCCACGACCTGGCGGCGGTATCGGAGGAACAGTCAGCCTCCAGCGAGGAGATAGCCTCGGCGGTCCAGGACATAGCCTCCCGAGTGGCGACGGCAGCGGGAGCGGTGGACATAATTCGGACCCAGATGACCGAGGTCAGCACCTCCGCCGAAAGGGTTGCACTAGGGGCGGAGGACCTGTCGGTTCTGTCGGAGGGGCTGATGCTACAGATCGGAGCGTTCAAGGTAGAAAGAGACGGAAATCAAAGCCTGGAGGTTAAAGAATGA